CGCGATAAAATTCAACGTATCCCCTATGAGATCGTCACCCAAAGCGCGGTCTCCGGCCTGAACTTGCAAGCTGCGGTGCGCTACAAGGGGCTCAAGGTCGGCAGCGTTACCGATATCGATTTCGATACCACGGTTAACGGCCAGATTGTGATGCGCCTGGAAGTGATTCCGACCACCCCGATTACGGCGTCGACCTACGCGACCTTGGCTTACCAAGGCGTGACCGGGATTGCCTTTGTTCAGCTCGATGATGATCAATCATCGGCGCAACCCTTATTGGCTACGCAAAGCGGCACTACCCTGCCGCGCATTCCGCTGCACGCCAGTACCTTGCAAACGATAGAGCAGCGCGGCTTGGCAATACTGAGCCAGACTGAAGAATTAACCAAACGGATGAATTCCCTGCTCGATCCAGCCAACGCCCAGTCTTTGGTGCATACCGTAAGCAGTATCAACGACGTAGCGCAGGCGTGGCAGGCCGTGCCGGCGAAATTAACGCCGGCGCTCAACAAACTGCCAAACCTGATCGCTCAAACTGAAACCACCCTCAATGCCGTCTCAGCCCTATCGGCCGATGCGCGCCAATTTACCCGCAACATGAACCAACTCAGCAGTGACTTACAATCACGCGACGGCCCGATCGCCCGCTTGAGTCATAGCCTCGATGCGCTCAGTGACAGCGTCTTGCTCGATACCCTGCCACGCCTGCAAACACTGAGCACTGAAGCCGGTACCAGCATGCGTGCGCTCAAGCGCACCAGCGAGACCCTCAACGATAGTCCACAAAGCATTTTGTTCGGCAAACCGGCAGCAATGCCAGGTCCGGGCGAAGCCGGCTTTATCACGCCGAAATAAGGAACCCACCCATGTCGATACTGCTTCGCTCCCTCCGTCTGACCGGCTGCCTGACTGCGCTGGCCTTGCTCAGCGCTTGCGTGAACACGGTCTCACCAGTGCCGCAACAATACGATTTCGGTCCAACGGCGCAAGTCAGCAGCGCCACGGCACGGCACACCATGCCAGCCATGAGTGAGATCCTCACCAGCGCTGCCCTCGACAGCAATGCCATGCTGTATCGCCTCGCCTATGACGACCCACGCCAACTGAAAGCCTACGCACAAGCACGCTGGACCATGCCGCCGGCACAATTGCTGATGCAACGCGTGAAGCTGCAAAACGGCAGCAGTACGGGTATCGATGGCCGGGTGTTGCAACTCGAATTGGACGAATTTTCACAGATTTTCACCGCACCACAGCAAAGCCATGCGCACATCAGTGTCCGCGCCAGCCTGCGGCAAGGAAAAAACATCTTGGCACAACGGCGCTTTACCCTCACGGCCGCCACCACCACAGCCGATGCCCGCGGTGGTGCCAACGCCATGCAAACTGCGGCCGATAACTTCATTGCTGAACTCAATGCATGGATAGGCCAAGCCGATAGTAGCCATCCATGAGTGAGCCCGACACGCCGCCAATGACACCATTGCGGCACAGCTCGCCGTTTGCCCGCGCCAGCTTGCTGGCCTATCTGATTTTGATCTTGTATGCGAGCTGGTATCCGTTTACCGGTTGGCAAGCGAATAATCTGTCAGCCCTGCCGGCTGTCATTCGTCAGTGGCCACGCTACTGGACCCTGTTCGATGCCGGCATCAATGTGGTCGGCTATATACCTTTCGGGATGTTGATCGTCTTTGCGCTCTATCCACGCCGCGTCGGCTGGCAAGCGGTGCTGCTGGGTGCCGTCGGTGCCGTCGTGGTATCCGCCAGTGCCGAGCTGGTGCAATATTTTTTACCGAGCCGGGTGACTTCCTTGCTCGATTTTCTCACCAATGCCAGCGGCGGCTTGCTTGGCGCGCTCAGTGCGGCCTTGCTGACGCCCTTGGTGCTGGAAAAAGGTCGATTACAATTATTACGCAAGCAATGGACCTATCGCGAAGCGAGCTGGGAAGTGGTGTTGCTCGGCTTGTGGCCGATGGCGCAACTGTATCCGCAAGCTTATCTGTTCGGATTGGGTCAGATTTTCCCTATTCTGTCGCAACACTTGAGCGATATCTTCGAGTTCGACATCGACCTCGGCAGCTTGATTTTGCATGGCTGGGAATTCAATGCCGATGCCTATCTGCTGGCGGAAACCTTTATCACCGCTTGCGGCTGCAGCGGGGCAATTTTGCTCAGCTTGTCGCTGCTCACGCCGCGCGCGCCGAAATTGCGCATCTCTGCACTCTTGCTGCTGTTCGCTCTGACCGGCAAATCACTGGCCAGTGCCTTACTGCTCAACCCCGATTATGCCTTTGCCTGGCTCACTCCAGGCGCACGTGGCGGGCTGCTGATCAGCCTGATCATGCTGTACGGTTTTTCCTTTGCGCCACTGCACGTGCAACGGCGACTGGCCTTCTTACTCTTGTCGATTTCGCTGGTGGTACTCAATCTGGTACCAGACAATCCTTACTTCGCCGCCACCATGCAAACCTGGATACAGGGAAAATTTTTGAACTTTAATGGGGCAGCACAGTTCTTATCCTTGTCATGGCCATTCTTGGCTTTATGGATTTTGTTACTGAAACCAAAGGCAGCCGATATCAAAGTTGCAGTATCATAGAGGCTTCCCAACCATTGCCAAGCAGGTACCTGGACTGACGACGAGTCAGGTACCGGTGAAAGAATCTTCCTCATGTCTGAACCACTGTATTTTCAAAAGCATGTCTTTTTCTGTATGAACCAACGCGACGATGGGCGGCCGTGCTGCCATGAGCGCGGTGCGCAGAGTGCGCAAGAACATGCAAAACGGCGCATCCGTGAACTCGACATGAATGGCCATGGCAAGATACGCATCAATAAATCCGCTTGTTTGGACCGCTGCGAGCAAGGCCCGGTGATGGTGGTCTACCCACAAGGCACTTGGTACACCTTCATCGATCACAGCGACATCGATGAAATCATCGATGTCGACCTGATCGGCGGCGGCATCGTCGAACGTTTAAGGTTGCCCAACACATGAACGCGCAAACCGAACATTTCTTCATCGCCGGCCAAGTCGGCCAATTGCAGTGCGCCTTAGACTTGCCCGATCCAGAAACCGGTGCGGCGCTGCGCGGACTGGCACTGGTTGCGCATCCGCATCCTCTGTACGGTGGCACCATGGATAACAAGGTCGCGCAGACGCTGGCGCGGACCTTTTGCGGTCTCGGCTATGCGGCGGTGCGGATGAATTTCCGTGGCGTCGGCCAGTCGGAAGGCACGCATGATGCCGGCCTCGGTGAAACGGCCGATATGGCACTGCTGCTGACGGCCATGCGCGCACGTTTTCCGCAACTGCCAGTCGCCTTGGCCGGATTTTCTTTCGGTACCTTCGTGCAAGCCTGTCTGCAGCAACAATTGCTGCAGCAAGGCCAGCCTGCCGAGCGGCTGGTGCTGGTCGGTGCCGCCGCCGGCAAATGGGCCATGCCTGATATCGAGGCCCATACCATACTGATACACGGCGAGTGCGACGAGACTATTCCGCTGGCGGCGGTACTCGATTGGTTGCGGCCTCAAGATATTGCGGTCACGGTAATTCCCGGGGCTGACCATTTTTTCCATCGCCGCCTGCATCATATCAAACAGATCGTCAGCAGTATGTGGCGGCCCGCCTCGCCAGCGCTGGTCGGCTGAACGCTGCCTCTGCCAAGCTGACGTCTGATGTTATTTTTTGTTCTTTGTTCTTTGTTTTTTTAAGCCTGACTCAATGAAAAAATTCTTCGTTTCCCTCGCCGCGTCCTTGCTGACTATGTCAGCTGCGTTCGCTCAAACCCTGCCGGCCCCCACTATCGCCGCGCGCTCTTGGTTATTGCTCGACGCTACCAGCAGCCAAGTCATCGCCGCACAAGAACCGGATATGCGCATCGAACCAGCTTCGCTGACCAAGATCATGACGGCGTATCTGGTATTTTCGGCTATTAAAGAAAAAAAACTTGCGCTCGAACAGAGCGTCAATGTTTCCACGCGCGCGTGGAAAGTTGATGCCAGCAGCTCGAAGATGTTCATCGAACCGAATAAACCGGTAACGATCAATGAATTGCTCTATGGTTTGATCGTCCAATCTGGCAACGATGCCGCAGTGGCCTTGTCGGAAGCTGTCGCCGGTAGTGAAGAAGCGTTTGTCGTGCAGATGAACCGCGAAGCCGAACGACTCGGCATGAGCGCCAGCCATTTCGCCAATCCACATGGCTTGCCCAGCCCGGAAAACTATGTCAGCGCTCGCGATCTGGCAACTTTGGCCTCCCGTTTGATCAGTGATTTCCCTGATTTTTACAAAACCTATTACAGCACCAAGAGCTACACCTATAACAAAATCACCCAACCTAATCGCAATCGGCTGCTGTGGCTGGATCCAACCGTCGACGGCATGAAAACCGGTCATACCGAGACGGCTAAGTATTGCTTGATTTCTTCGGCGAATCGTCCGAATGGCAGCGGCCAACGGCGCTTGATTTCCATCGTCACCGGTGCCGACAGCGATCAGATTCGCGCCCAAGAAAGTTTGAAATTGCTCAACTGGGGCTTTCTGAATTTTGACACCATCAAGCTCTATGCCAAGGGTCAAGCGCTGGAATCACCACAGGTATGGAAAGGTGCACAAGCCCAAGTCAAGATCGGCTTCGATCGCGATCTGTACGTGACCTTGCCCAAAGGCGCTGCGGCCAAACTGAAACCTAGCTTGGAGCGCAAAGATCCTCTGGTTGCACCGATAGCCAAAAACAGTAAAGTCGGGACGATGAAGATGATGCTGGATGGCAAAGTTGCCGCTGAATTTCCTGTATTTGCTTTGGAGCAAGTTGAGCAAGCCAGTATTTTCGGCCGCGCTTGGGATTCCGTACGCTTGATGTTCAAGTAAGCAGTCGCGCTGCTTAGAATGATCATGCCACGCGCTGCGTGGCATTTTTTTTGACTGCAAGGATATGCATTATTTGCATAAACTTAAATAGCAATCTGTGTGAAAATCAGTGTTTACTTTTCTCGGGGCAAATACATCATGCAAGATCCTTTAGTTTTCCTCAACGGTGCGCTGACTCCTTTATCGGAAGCAAAAATTCCTGTGCTTGATCGCGGTTTTATTTTCGGCGACGGCATTTATGAAGTGATCCCTGTTTATCAACGCAAAATGTTTCGCTCCGATCAGCATCTGGCGCGTTTGTTCCGCAGTCTTGCTGCCATCAGCATCAGCAATCCGTACACCAAAGAAGAATGGCTGGAGCGCATCACCGAGGTGATGGATGCCCACCCTGCCGACGATCAAATGGTGTATTTGCAAGTCACGCGCGGCGTAGCCAAACGTGCGCACGCATTTCCTGCGGTATCGACCCCGACGGTCTTCATCATGAGCAACCCGATTGTGTTACCAACTGAGAGCGCGCGCGAACATGGCGTAGCCTGTGTCAGCATGGAAGACCGGCGTTGGTTGCATTGTGAAATCAAATCGATCTCTTTGCTCGGCAATATATTGGCTGCGCAAAATGCGGCCGAGCACAACGTC
The sequence above is drawn from the Undibacterium sp. CCC3.4 genome and encodes:
- a CDS encoding VanZ family protein encodes the protein MSEPDTPPMTPLRHSSPFARASLLAYLILILYASWYPFTGWQANNLSALPAVIRQWPRYWTLFDAGINVVGYIPFGMLIVFALYPRRVGWQAVLLGAVGAVVVSASAELVQYFLPSRVTSLLDFLTNASGGLLGALSAALLTPLVLEKGRLQLLRKQWTYREASWEVVLLGLWPMAQLYPQAYLFGLGQIFPILSQHLSDIFEFDIDLGSLILHGWEFNADAYLLAETFITACGCSGAILLSLSLLTPRAPKLRISALLLLFALTGKSLASALLLNPDYAFAWLTPGARGGLLISLIMLYGFSFAPLHVQRRLAFLLLSISLVVLNLVPDNPYFAATMQTWIQGKFLNFNGAAQFLSLSWPFLALWILLLKPKAADIKVAVS
- a CDS encoding alpha/beta hydrolase, which encodes MNAQTEHFFIAGQVGQLQCALDLPDPETGAALRGLALVAHPHPLYGGTMDNKVAQTLARTFCGLGYAAVRMNFRGVGQSEGTHDAGLGETADMALLLTAMRARFPQLPVALAGFSFGTFVQACLQQQLLQQGQPAERLVLVGAAAGKWAMPDIEAHTILIHGECDETIPLAAVLDWLRPQDIAVTVIPGADHFFHRRLHHIKQIVSSMWRPASPALVG
- a CDS encoding ABC-type transport auxiliary lipoprotein family protein, translating into MSILLRSLRLTGCLTALALLSACVNTVSPVPQQYDFGPTAQVSSATARHTMPAMSEILTSAALDSNAMLYRLAYDDPRQLKAYAQARWTMPPAQLLMQRVKLQNGSSTGIDGRVLQLELDEFSQIFTAPQQSHAHISVRASLRQGKNILAQRRFTLTAATTTADARGGANAMQTAADNFIAELNAWIGQADSSHP
- a CDS encoding MlaD family protein, which codes for MENRSHALIAGFFTIALLIIASLLAIWLGRDKIQRIPYEIVTQSAVSGLNLQAAVRYKGLKVGSVTDIDFDTTVNGQIVMRLEVIPTTPITASTYATLAYQGVTGIAFVQLDDDQSSAQPLLATQSGTTLPRIPLHASTLQTIEQRGLAILSQTEELTKRMNSLLDPANAQSLVHTVSSINDVAQAWQAVPAKLTPALNKLPNLIAQTETTLNAVSALSADARQFTRNMNQLSSDLQSRDGPIARLSHSLDALSDSVLLDTLPRLQTLSTEAGTSMRALKRTSETLNDSPQSILFGKPAAMPGPGEAGFITPK
- a CDS encoding D-amino acid aminotransferase — protein: MQDPLVFLNGALTPLSEAKIPVLDRGFIFGDGIYEVIPVYQRKMFRSDQHLARLFRSLAAISISNPYTKEEWLERITEVMDAHPADDQMVYLQVTRGVAKRAHAFPAVSTPTVFIMSNPIVLPTESAREHGVACVSMEDRRWLHCEIKSISLLGNILAAQNAAEHNVAESIQFRDDFLTEASASNVWIVKDGIVMGPPKDNLILEGIRYALIEELCAAQNIPMQVRRISRAEVFCADEIMLSSATKEVLAVVELDGKTIGNGKPGPIYDKLYAAYQLAKAG
- a CDS encoding (2Fe-2S) ferredoxin domain-containing protein, giving the protein MSEPLYFQKHVFFCMNQRDDGRPCCHERGAQSAQEHAKRRIRELDMNGHGKIRINKSACLDRCEQGPVMVVYPQGTWYTFIDHSDIDEIIDVDLIGGGIVERLRLPNT
- a CDS encoding D-alanyl-D-alanine carboxypeptidase family protein — its product is MKKFFVSLAASLLTMSAAFAQTLPAPTIAARSWLLLDATSSQVIAAQEPDMRIEPASLTKIMTAYLVFSAIKEKKLALEQSVNVSTRAWKVDASSSKMFIEPNKPVTINELLYGLIVQSGNDAAVALSEAVAGSEEAFVVQMNREAERLGMSASHFANPHGLPSPENYVSARDLATLASRLISDFPDFYKTYYSTKSYTYNKITQPNRNRLLWLDPTVDGMKTGHTETAKYCLISSANRPNGSGQRRLISIVTGADSDQIRAQESLKLLNWGFLNFDTIKLYAKGQALESPQVWKGAQAQVKIGFDRDLYVTLPKGAAAKLKPSLERKDPLVAPIAKNSKVGTMKMMLDGKVAAEFPVFALEQVEQASIFGRAWDSVRLMFK